The genomic region ACAATACCAAATACAAATGTTGTTGTTATTCCCTCCATTCTCAACAAGAACTCTGCCGCTCTTGGTAAAGCATCTCTATTACTTATCTCACCAACATAGGAGAGTGCAATGTTCCCCTTTACAATTTTTCTGTTTAAGATTGCTCTTGCAAGAACTTCCATTGTTTCCGTGTCCATATCGGGATTTTCAATCATCTGCAAGGTTTTTGCATCAATTAGTCCTTGCAAATAACCCGCAGCGTCAAAGTCCTTTTTTGTCACTTTTCTTTTAAAGTAGTTTGTATCGGATGCTATTGCATAAAATAAGGCTGTTGCTAAATCCCCACTTGGAGAGATATCAAGTTCCCTCAAATATTCTGTTAAAATTGTTGCTGTAGCCCCAATATCTGACTGAATATCCATATATTTTGCAGTTAAATCACCATTTTCATGATGATCTATAATAATATCGATTTCTTTTGTTTCTGGGTCAAATGGCAGATTTTTTGAACTTGATGTATCAACCACTGCTATAGCACAATATTTGTTTAAATCAATATCCCTAATGTGTTTCATCTTTATACCAAGTAGGTTTATCATTGCCTTATTTTCATCAAACCCTATATTCCCCCCATATGCAATATCTGCCTCAATATCCCATTTTAAGGCGATAGTTTTCAATGCCATAGCACTTGCCATAGCATCAGGGTCGGGATTGTTGTGTGTGACTATCAAAAGAGGTGCAATATCTTTTTCCTTATTACCTTCTTTTTCGCCATTATTTGGGCCAAGACATTCCCTTTTTGCTTTAATTAATATGTTCTTTAGACCAAGTAATTTTCTCTTTAATTTTGATTTTTCAATTTCTTTTATAACTTCCCTTGCTGCACTCTCTAATGGGAAGATGATTCGATCAATCGGTAGACCATCATACAAGTCTGGATATTTTGGAATTCCCCTCGCGATTTTATGGGCTTTTGGATTCAGTTCACAAACCAACTCTGCTATTTTCCTATTAATTTCAGGATTGTTTGTTAAGATAACTATAGTATCTGCCTCTTCAATGCCGGCCTTCTTGAGAACCTCAACATCCGTTGCATCTCCAACAACATATTTAAAATCCGCCTGTTCAACTGAATCAAAGACCATTTCTTTATTGTCAATTACTGTAACAGTGTCGATACTTTTACTATAATTTACAACCCTACGCCCAAAAGAACCATATCCTATAATTAGTATCATATTTTACCTCCAATAAGGTAGGTTTTGAACACTATCGACTATTTAAATAACACATCAAAATTTATATAAATAAAAATCAATTTAATTTTGTTTATTTATTATCAAGTGTCGATTATGTTATTTAAACAATATGTTTTATTTAAAGTTGTTCGTGTTGGACAAACTCAAAATAAATTTAAAATGGTTTTTACTTTACTTCAAAAATTTAAGTGATACTAATATTTCGAATCCAATAAATAAGAGATTACTAATTTTTGTTTTTATATTTTATATTTTACTGTTTATTGGTTCTCCAAACGTGTTGAATATGAAAGATTGTGGCAATTTCCAAAATCCCTATCATACATTTTTTGAGTTATAGTTTTAAATTATGCAGTATTATTAAACGTTCTATTTACATATCAAACACTATTTTTTAATATTGGCTAAAAATCTATTAATCAATATATCCAACTAAAATCGTTATTTATTTATACAATTAAAAGAAACTAGGTATTTAATAGTTTCTTTAGTTATTAAAATGAAAGATTTAATATGTAAAGCATTAGATGAAAAACATTTTCATTACCTGCTTACTTATAAGTGAAAAATCCGTAGGGAGTGTGGGCTAATTATGATCAAAACAGTTGGTGAATTTTTATGTTGTCGTGTGTAACTATTTAAAACTATGAATTGTATGGTTTATCCTAACAAAATAACATTAATAGATTAAAAATGGATTAGGTGAATATATTGCCAAGAAAACAGAGGTTTTGTTTGGATACAACAGCACTTACCGACACCTCAGTAAGGGATGCACTGGGGGTAAAGACCATCACTGAAAGTACGGATAAAATTCTTGATTTGATAGCAGAGGCAAGAATGAAATTGGATATATCGTGCCATATTCCATATCCTTCAGTGTATAATGAATTAATTGGATTTTTGGAGAGGGAAAATTGTCCAAAGGATGTGTTAGTTAAGGTAGATACGTGGTTGGTTAAAAAAACACCAAATAGATATGAGATAAAGATACCTTCAGAAATATTCTATGAGTATATTAAAGATTTGAGGGAGAGGATAAATAAAGGCATGAGAATTGGTGAAAACACAATGTATGAAACTGCATTGCAAACCTATGGTTTATCCCAATCAAAGGAACTAAACAGAGAAGAGGTAATTAATCAAGTTCTATCAAAAACAATAAATACCTTCAGAAATAAATATAGAAGTGCGTTGAGAGTGGGAACTTTGGACAGTGCTCCTGATTTAGATGTTCTTTTATTGGCAAAAGAACTTGATGCTGCTGTTGTAGCAAGTGATGAGGGTGTTGAAAAATGGGCTCAGAGATTGGGCTTGAGATTTGTTAAGGCGAGGGATTTCCCATTTATGCTTGAGGAATATCTAAGTCATATCAAATAAAAATCAAAGAAACACGGTGAAATATTATGGTATTGTTGTTGATAAGGGGAGATAATTATGAAAAAATTAAAAATGCTTTAGCAGATGTTGATAGACATGCTGAATTAACCATTATTGGAAAACCAAGAATTATATTGCCTGAGGCAGCAGATGAGATACTAAAACACATTTTAGGGGAGATTAAAAAACCTTGCAAAAAGGCATGCCTTGCGAAGATTGAAGAAAATGCCCCAAAGGCAATTGATAGAATTAGAAAAATCCATCCGCCAGCACATATTGTTGTTATCAGTGAAAGATACGAAATGTACGATGATCTACTTAGGGATTTTCCAAGAATGCCACCATTGAAAGGTTACTACAAAAGCAAAAATAAAAATAAAGACAAAAAAGACAACGTAAAGAAGAATAAACACTTGAGGTGAGGGAATGAAACAAGTTAAGGGAGTGAATTTTAGAGAATTAGATAAAAAAATAAAAAAATTTTGGGAAAAGAACAAAATATACGAAAAAGTAAAAAAAATGAATGAGGGAAATCCAGAGTATTATTTTGTTGATGGTCCTCCATACTGTTCAGGGGCCATACACTTAGGAACCGCTTGGAATAAAATAATTAAAGATACCGTTTTGAGATTTAAGAGGATGCAAGGATACAATGTTTTAGATAAAGCAGGATGGGACATGCACGGATTGCCAATAGAGGTTAAGGTTGAGAACGAGTTTGGAATAAAAAACAAAAAGGAGATAGAAACAAAAATTGGAACAGAAAACTTCATTGAAAAATGTAAGGAATTCGCTTTGAAACACAAAGAGATAATGGAAGGGCAGTTTAAAAACTTAGGGGTTTGGTTAGATTGGGAAAATGCATATATGCCAATAACAAAGGAATATATGGAAATTGGATGGTGGACATTAAAAAAGGCACATGAAAAGGGATTGTTAACAAAAGATTTGAGGGTTGGATATTGGTGTCCAAGATGCGAAACATCATTAGCAGAGCATGAGGTTAGAGGGGAATATAAAGAGGTTTCCGACCCATCTGTATATGTTAAATTCAAAGTTAAGGATAAAGAGGATGAATATGTTGTTATTTGGACAACAACACCATGGACATTGCCTTCAAACTTAGCGGTTGCTGTGCATCCAGAGTATGATTATGCTTATGTTGAGGTTGAACTTGAAGATAAAAAGGAGATTTGGATTATTGCAGAGAAGTTGGTTGAGGAAGTAATGAAAAGAGCAGAAAAACAAAACAACATAAAATCATACAAGATAATAAAGACAGTTAAAGGTAAGGAATTAGAGGGAATAAAATACATCCATCCATTATTGGAAGAGAATGAAAAGCAGAAGGAATTTGCCAAATTAGAGAATGCTCACACCATCATCTTAGGGGAGCATGTTACATTAGAGGGAGGAACTGGGCTTGTCCACACTGCTCCAGGACATGGGGAAGAGGACTTTGAAGTTGGGAAAAAGTATGGTTTGCCAATCTACTCCCCAATAGACGATGAAGGTAAATATGTTGAAGGAAAATGGAAGGGAATCTTTGTTAAAGATGCAGACAATGAAATAATTGAGACTCTCAAAAATAAAGGGCTTTTAGTATTTGCAGGGAAGATAAAACACAGTTACCCACACTGTTGGAGATGTAAAACCCCATTATTGTTTAGAGCAACAGAACAGTGGTATCTCTCCATTTCAAAAATTAAGGAAGATATTATTGAGCACGCTAAAACCGTTGACTGGGTTCCAAAGTGGGTTGAAACAAGGTATATAAATGGAGTTAAATTCGTTGGGGACTGGAACATATCAAGGCAAAGATACTGGGGAATTCCAATTCCAGTTTGGGTTTGTAAGGAATGTGGAAAATATGTTGTTGTTGGAAGTGTTGAAGAGTTAAAAGAGAGAATGATTAATGATGTTGAGTTGGATGACTTGCATAAACCAACAGTGGATAAAGTTGTATTGAAATGTGAATGTGGAGGAGAGATGAAGAGAATCCCTGATGTTTTAGATGTTTGGTTTGACTCTGGACTCGCTCCTTACGCATCAATTGGGGCAAAAGAACTTAAAAAAGCGGACTTCATTACCGAGGGTCATGACCAGGTTACAAAGTGGTTTTATTCACAACATGCATTGAGTGCGGTTGTATTTGAAGATATTCCTTACAAAAAATGTCTCATGCACGGCTTTACCTTAGATGAGAAAGGAGACAAGATGAGTAAAAGTTTAGGAAACATAGTTAATCCAGATGATGTTGTTGAAAAATATGGTGCGGATTTGCTAAGATTTTACTTACTCAGTGCAAATAAGGTTTGGGAGGATTTGAGATTTGTTTGGGATGAGATGGATGATGTAAGGAGCATGTTCAACACATTATGGAACTCCTATGCATTTGCTGTAAATTACATGGTGTTAGATGAGTTTAAGCCAGATGATGAGTATATGAAATATTTGAGAGATGAGGACAGATGGATTATAAGCAAAATAAACTCGGTTGTGAAGGACTGTATAGGGGCATTAGAAATTCCTCATTTGCATACATACACATGGAAAATAAAGGACTTCATTTTGAATGATTTGAGTAGATGGTATATAAGGTTGATTAGAGATAGGACATGGAAAGAAAAGAATGATACTGACAAATTGGCAGCATACCAAACATTATACTATGTGTTGATGAAATTGATAACAATCCTTGCTCCAGTATCTCCGCACATAAGCGAGGAGATTTACCAAAACTTGAAAACAGATGATATGCCAGAAAGCATATTCATGAATAGAATTACTGTTGATGAGGAGTTCATTGATAAGAAATTAGAAGAAGAGATGGAAATTGTTAGGGATATAGTTGATGCTATATTGAGAGGAAGAGATAAGGCAAAATACACATTGAGATACCCAATAAAGAAAATAACCGTAACTGGGGATGTTGGGGAGACAATTAAAAAATATGGCTACATAATAAAAGAACAAGGAAATGTAAAAGAAATTGAGATTGGAGAGTTTGAGGGCAATTTAATCGTTAAGCCAAATTACAGAGAATTGGGTAAAACCTTCAAGAGTGAGGTTCCAAAGGTTGTGGCAATTATAAATAACTTCAATCCAAAAGAATTGAGGGAAAAACTTAAAGATGGAGAGATTGAGGTTGAGAACTATATTATAAAACCAGAATATGTTGAGTTTAGAATGGAAATTCCAGAAAACATTATTGGAATGGAATTCTCAAAAGGAAACGTATTTATTGATATTGAAATGAGTCCAGAGTTGATAAAAGAGGGATTGATGAGAGAGGTTATAAGAAGAATCCAAGCAATGAGAAAGGACATGGACTTGGATATTGAGGAAAAAGTTAAGGTAAAAATGGAAGGAATTGAGTTTAGTGAGGAGATGCTGAAAGAAATTGAGAAGGAAGTTAGAGGGGAATTTGTTGAAGAGATAAAGGTAGATTATGAGCAAGAATGGGAAATAAAAACACCTAATGGAGAGAAATATAAGGTTAAGATCGGCATTGAAAGGATTAAAAATTAAATATGATCATAGATCTTCTGTATCTCTACAACTTTTTTAACAACCTCTATTGTATTAACGCCTAAAACCCTGATCATTGGTTCCTTTCCATCTCCTCCTTTATCATATATTATATCTGGAACTCCACCAAATTTTTCGCATGCGTATTTTGTTCCCCATTCCATCGTTGATACATTTGGAGGTTCAAGTTTTCTATCAAATGAAGAGATACTGAATTTTTCTGATAAGGCATCTATTAAATCCTCCTCATACCTTATATTCATACATGCCCTAATTTGTGGATTGTAGTTTTTTGCAGTTAAAATAATTTTTGCTATATGCTCTGATGCTCCAAACTCTACATCCCCAACAATATAAAAACCTCCTAATTTATTCTTTATAATCCTCCCAGTCAATGCTGCAACATCTTTAAAACTATTTGGTAAAAGCAAACTCTCAGCGATATTTGAGCCAACCTCGGGAATAAGGCTAAATTCAATCTTTTTTAGTAAATATAGGGCATAACTTAAATTTTTTATTACCTTTTCTTTGTTAATGTAGGTAGGATTTGAGTTGTAGTTGTATTTTGTTTTTGTTGCATAAATTACAGATGCCAAAACAACATCCTTGCCTTTTTTAATTGCCTCTCTCAATCCCTCCCCTTTGCATAAAAATGATGCAATTGCAGAGGAAAATACACAACCTGTTCCATGAACTTCCTTATCTATTTTTTTCCCTTTTATTGTCTCAATAATGCCTTTATCTTTAAGGGTTGTTAGTTTGTCATCAATCCCAGTAATCAAAATGTATGGATTTTTATCAATATTTCCCCAAAGATTGTTTTTTTCTATAAAGTTAATAATGGTGTTAAATTCTTCTTCATTTGGGGTTATTAAATAACTCTCGTTAAATAAATCAATATATCTTCTCAACAAATCCTCATCAACAAACTTGTAGTTTGTTGTTGATTTTAAAACAGGATCACATACAATCTTAAAATCATAATGCCTCTTATATTTCAAAATCAAATCGATTGCATCTTTATTTAAAACACCAGTTTTAACAACAGAAACATCAAAATCTTCAAAAATTGCCTCTAATTGCTCTTCAATAATCTTCTTGGGTATATCCATTTTGTCATAAACCGCCCTATTATTTTGAGGAATGATGGAAGTTGTTATGGTTAGGGGGTTAACTCCTAAAATCTTTGCAGTTTTTGCATCTGCAATAACTCCTGCTCCACCAGTTGGGTCGTAGCCACCAATGATAAGGATATTATGTTTTTTCATTATTTCACCAAATTAAATGGATAATAAGTTTATATCCCTCAAATATCCCCTAATCCTTTCAATGTTCTCCTCTAAATACTTCATCCTTTCCAAATCATTTCTTGCCTCTTCGCCAGTTATAAATCCCTCTGATATATTAAACGCCAAATCCTTACTGCTATTTATGTTGTATTTCTCATACAATTTTCTCAACTCATTTTCCATTTCTTCCAATTCTTCAACAAAAACCTTTTTCATGGATTTTAAAATTAATTTATTATCAACATTAATTATTGGCATAGTATCATCCTTTTTATTTTTGAATGTTATTTGTGAACTCTACAAGTTTTTCTAATTTTTCCATTGCTTTTCCACTATCTATTGATTTCTCTGCCATCTTTATCCCTTCCTCAAGTGACTTCGCTTCATTACAAACATATAAAGCGGCAGCAGCATTAATTAAAACTATATCTCTTTTAGCCCCCTCTTTTCCATCTAAAATTTCCCTCAAAATTCTTGCATTTTCTTTTGCATCTCCTCCTTTCAATTCATCAACATTTGCTCTTTTAAATCCAAATTCTTCAGGAGTTATTGTATATGTTTTTACATCCCCATCTTTTAATTCAGAAATCTTTGTTTCTCCTGTTGTTGTTATCTCATCCATTCCACTTCCATGCACAACCATGGCTCCTTTTAACCCCAACAATTTTAAAACCTCTGCAATCTTCTCAGTTAAGTTTCCATCATAAACCCCAACAACTTGGTATTCAGCGTTTGCAGGATTTGTTAAAGGTCCAAGAACATTAAAGACAGTTCTTATTCCAATCTCCTTTCTAACTGGTAAGGCATGTTTCATAGCAGAGTGGTAAAGGGGAGCAAATAAAAACCCTATCCCTACTTTTTCTATGCATTCTTCAACCTTTTTTGGTGGAATGTCTAAATTAACTCCCAATGCTTCCAAAACATCCGCACTTCCACATTTACTACTTACACTCCTATTTCCATGTTTTGCCACTGCTACACAACAACCTGCAACAACAAACGCAACGGTTGTACTTATGTTGAATGTATTTAAATTGTCTCCACCGGTTCCACAAGTATCTACAAGTTTATCAACTTTTGGATTAATTTTTGTGGCAAATTCTCTCATAACCTTTGCAAATGATGCAATCTCTACTGGAGTCTCTCCTTTCATTCTTAAAGCTGTTAATATTGATGCTATTTGTGGTTGTGTGGCTTTCCCACCCATTATTTCATTCATAACTTCAATTGCCTCGCTCTCATCTAAATCTTTAAATTCAACAACCTTTTTTATAGCATCTGTTATCATATTTTCACCATTACATTTATTAATAATGTGTGAAATTCGCTTTCAATAAATTGCTTCAATTGATTAGTTTGTTTTTTATTTTAGTTTTTGTTATTTTTATTTTATTTATTGTTTTCTTGGATTATATTCAAACTTTTAAATATTTATTTTTTATTTTTAGGCAATTGGTAGTAAAAACATTTATATACGATGTACTATAGAAAACACAACTAGGTTCACCACTTAATTGTTGAATTCAACACTATTTTTTCCAAAATTATCAGATTTCTTTGAACTTAAAAGAACAATGGAATAAGTTTTCACAACTTTTTTATACATTAAAAATATTGCTAAATTCAAAGTATAGTTGTTTGCGTTAAATATTTAGGTGGAAACCTTCGGTTCGATGGACATAACTCTAATAAATTTGGAATAGACATAACTTATTTTTAAAATTTAGGGTAATGATACAACCATTCAAAATTTATGGTATATAAATATCCACTGCAACCTACGGTTGCAGGGAAGTTGAATAACAAAGTTATTCAACTAATTCCAATAAAATTCGCAAACAACTATATATATAATATCAACAACCATTTTTATAACGGAGGTGAAAATGTGTTAAAACACATTGATGATTCATTTGAAATTTACGATATTCATGCAAGAGAAATTTTGGATTCAAGGGGAAATCCAACAGTTGAAGTTGAGGTATTGACCCTTGGAGGAGGTTTTGGGAGAGCAATAGTTCCAAGTGGTGCATCAACTGGAACACATGAAGCATTAGAGTTGAGGGATAAGTCAAAGAGATTTGGTGGAAAGGGGGTTTTAGAGGCAGTTGATAACGTAAACTCAATCATAAAACCAGAATTAATTGGGTATGATTCAAGGATGCAGAGGGAAATTGATATTATCATGACTGAGTTGGATGGAACTGAGAACAAATCAAAATTGGGGGCTAATGCAATTTTAGCAGTTTCAATGGCAGTAGCAAAAGCAGCAGCAGATACGGCATCACTCCCACTCTACAAATACTTAGGAGGGTTTAACTCCTATATTATGCCGGTTCCAATGATGAATGTTATTAATGGAGGAAAACATGCTGGAAATGAACTTGATTTTCAGGAGTTTATGATAATGCCTGTTGGAACTGACTCAATAACAGAGGCAATAAGAATTGGGGCAGAAACATACCAAGCATTGAAAAAGGTTATTTTA from Methanotorris formicicus Mc-S-70 harbors:
- a CDS encoding DHH family phosphoesterase, whose translation is MILIIGYGSFGRRVVNYSKSIDTVTVIDNKEMVFDSVEQADFKYVVGDATDVEVLKKAGIEEADTIVILTNNPEINRKIAELVCELNPKAHKIARGIPKYPDLYDGLPIDRIIFPLESAAREVIKEIEKSKLKRKLLGLKNILIKAKRECLGPNNGEKEGNKEKDIAPLLIVTHNNPDPDAMASAMALKTIALKWDIEADIAYGGNIGFDENKAMINLLGIKMKHIRDIDLNKYCAIAVVDTSSSKNLPFDPETKEIDIIIDHHENGDLTAKYMDIQSDIGATATILTEYLRELDISPSGDLATALFYAIASDTNYFKRKVTKKDFDAAGYLQGLIDAKTLQMIENPDMDTETMEVLARAILNRKIVKGNIALSYVGEISNRDALPRAAEFLLRMEGITTTFVFGIVEDNIHISARTKDLRVDVGDILKKAFDGGGHQAAAAAYIPLGIFKAVSDKESLRKLVEEAIRTKIFEVMGIKEEEKQKTSEQL
- a CDS encoding RNA ligase partner protein, with amino-acid sequence MPRKQRFCLDTTALTDTSVRDALGVKTITESTDKILDLIAEARMKLDISCHIPYPSVYNELIGFLERENCPKDVLVKVDTWLVKKTPNRYEIKIPSEIFYEYIKDLRERINKGMRIGENTMYETALQTYGLSQSKELNREEVINQVLSKTINTFRNKYRSALRVGTLDSAPDLDVLLLAKELDAAVVASDEGVEKWAQRLGLRFVKARDFPFMLEEYLSHIK
- a CDS encoding DUF356 domain-containing protein, producing MVLLLIRGDNYEKIKNALADVDRHAELTIIGKPRIILPEAADEILKHILGEIKKPCKKACLAKIEENAPKAIDRIRKIHPPAHIVVISERYEMYDDLLRDFPRMPPLKGYYKSKNKNKDKKDNVKKNKHLR
- the ileS gene encoding isoleucine--tRNA ligase, producing MKQVKGVNFRELDKKIKKFWEKNKIYEKVKKMNEGNPEYYFVDGPPYCSGAIHLGTAWNKIIKDTVLRFKRMQGYNVLDKAGWDMHGLPIEVKVENEFGIKNKKEIETKIGTENFIEKCKEFALKHKEIMEGQFKNLGVWLDWENAYMPITKEYMEIGWWTLKKAHEKGLLTKDLRVGYWCPRCETSLAEHEVRGEYKEVSDPSVYVKFKVKDKEDEYVVIWTTTPWTLPSNLAVAVHPEYDYAYVEVELEDKKEIWIIAEKLVEEVMKRAEKQNNIKSYKIIKTVKGKELEGIKYIHPLLEENEKQKEFAKLENAHTIILGEHVTLEGGTGLVHTAPGHGEEDFEVGKKYGLPIYSPIDDEGKYVEGKWKGIFVKDADNEIIETLKNKGLLVFAGKIKHSYPHCWRCKTPLLFRATEQWYLSISKIKEDIIEHAKTVDWVPKWVETRYINGVKFVGDWNISRQRYWGIPIPVWVCKECGKYVVVGSVEELKERMINDVELDDLHKPTVDKVVLKCECGGEMKRIPDVLDVWFDSGLAPYASIGAKELKKADFITEGHDQVTKWFYSQHALSAVVFEDIPYKKCLMHGFTLDEKGDKMSKSLGNIVNPDDVVEKYGADLLRFYLLSANKVWEDLRFVWDEMDDVRSMFNTLWNSYAFAVNYMVLDEFKPDDEYMKYLRDEDRWIISKINSVVKDCIGALEIPHLHTYTWKIKDFILNDLSRWYIRLIRDRTWKEKNDTDKLAAYQTLYYVLMKLITILAPVSPHISEEIYQNLKTDDMPESIFMNRITVDEEFIDKKLEEEMEIVRDIVDAILRGRDKAKYTLRYPIKKITVTGDVGETIKKYGYIIKEQGNVKEIEIGEFEGNLIVKPNYRELGKTFKSEVPKVVAIINNFNPKELREKLKDGEIEVENYIIKPEYVEFRMEIPENIIGMEFSKGNVFIDIEMSPELIKEGLMREVIRRIQAMRKDMDLDIEEKVKVKMEGIEFSEEMLKEIEKEVRGEFVEEIKVDYEQEWEIKTPNGEKYKVKIGIERIKN
- a CDS encoding thiamine-phosphate synthase family protein, yielding MKKHNILIIGGYDPTGGAGVIADAKTAKILGVNPLTITTSIIPQNNRAVYDKMDIPKKIIEEQLEAIFEDFDVSVVKTGVLNKDAIDLILKYKRHYDFKIVCDPVLKSTTNYKFVDEDLLRRYIDLFNESYLITPNEEEFNTIINFIEKNNLWGNIDKNPYILITGIDDKLTTLKDKGIIETIKGKKIDKEVHGTGCVFSSAIASFLCKGEGLREAIKKGKDVVLASVIYATKTKYNYNSNPTYINKEKVIKNLSYALYLLKKIEFSLIPEVGSNIAESLLLPNSFKDVAALTGRIIKNKLGGFYIVGDVEFGASEHIAKIILTAKNYNPQIRACMNIRYEEDLIDALSEKFSISSFDRKLEPPNVSTMEWGTKYACEKFGGVPDIIYDKGGDGKEPMIRVLGVNTIEVVKKVVEIQKIYDHI
- the trpD gene encoding anthranilate phosphoribosyltransferase, yielding MITDAIKKVVEFKDLDESEAIEVMNEIMGGKATQPQIASILTALRMKGETPVEIASFAKVMREFATKINPKVDKLVDTCGTGGDNLNTFNISTTVAFVVAGCCVAVAKHGNRSVSSKCGSADVLEALGVNLDIPPKKVEECIEKVGIGFLFAPLYHSAMKHALPVRKEIGIRTVFNVLGPLTNPANAEYQVVGVYDGNLTEKIAEVLKLLGLKGAMVVHGSGMDEITTTGETKISELKDGDVKTYTITPEEFGFKRANVDELKGGDAKENARILREILDGKEGAKRDIVLINAAAALYVCNEAKSLEEGIKMAEKSIDSGKAMEKLEKLVEFTNNIQK